The genome window GTCGAGCGCGACGAGCTCGTCGTCGGCGTAGAGGCCGTGGCTGTGTGCGGGCGAGCCCGAGGGCGCGTAGTTGACCAGGCAGCGGTCGTTCTGGGTCTTGGTCACCACGCCCAGCCAGGCCTTCGGCGACGTGGCCTTGTCCTTGGCGGGCGTGCCACCCTTGTCGCTGCCGGACTCCCGCGGACGCCGGCGCACCTCGAGGCCCACGTGCGCGAGCGGCCCGAAGTCGAGCTCGCCCGGCGCATGCACGGCGCGCGCGAAGAAGTCGGCGAGCGAGCTGCCCGCGACCTCGCTCGCTGCGACCTCCACGCCGTCCTCGGGCACGCCCTTCTCGTCGCCGTAGCGCTGCCAGAGCAGGCGCATCACGTCGTCGAGGCTCTTGGTGCCCTGGGTGCGCTGGCGGATCTCGAGGTCGAGCAACATCGCGACGATCTCGCCCTTCAGGTAGTAGCTGACCGACGAGTTCGCGCTGTTCTCGTCGGGTCGGTAGTACTTGATCCACGCGCACGTGGATGCGTCGCCGAGGCTCTGGACCAGGCGTCCCGGCGTCTGCGCCAAGCTCGAGAGGTTTTCGCCCTGGCGCTCGAGGTAGCGCGAGGCGTCGATGAGGCCCGCGCGCCGCGTAAGCAGGGTGTCGTAGTAGCTGGTGATGCCCTCCATCGCCCAGAGCAGCTCGGTGTAGCTCTCGCGCGAGTAGTCGAAGGGCACCAGCGCCTTGGGCTTGATGCGCTTGACGTTCCAGAGGTGGAAGTACTCGTGCGCCGCGAGGGTGAGGAACTCCTCGTAGCTCTTCTTCGGCCGGAAGCCGAAGCGCGGGTAGAGCAGCGTCGTGGAGGCCTTGTGCTCCAGGCCCCCGCGGCCCTTGTCGGAGAGGAGCACGATGAACAGGTAGCGCTCGAAGGGCAGCCCGCCGAAGAGCTTCGCCTCCGTCTCGACGATGACCCGCAGGTCAGAAACGAGCTGCTTCCGATCGAGGTTGCCCTGGCCCCAGATCACGAGCTCGTGCGGCACCCCCGCGGCGGTGAAGCGCTCCGCGTCCTCTGGGCCGGCGTGGAAGGGCGAGTCGAGCAGCGTGTCGTAGTCCGCCGCGACGAAGGCGTCGCCCTCGCGCGGCAGCGCCACGTGCGTCTTCCACCCCGCGGGCGTCTGCACGCGGACCTCATGGCGCTGGCCACCCAGCGACGGGTCGTGCAGGAAGAGCGTGGCGCCGTTCCAATACCCGTGGCTCTGGTCGAGGTGCGAGGCGCGGACGGCGAGGTCGTTGGCGTAGACCTTCCAGCGCGCCACGATCTCTCCGGCGCCGGCGGTCTCGACGCGGAAGGTGCGCTTGTCCACCCGCTTCCAGGCGAGCGCGCGGCCCTTCTCGTCGGCGGCGGCGAAGTCCTGCAGGTGCCGAGCGTACTCGCGGACCAGATAGGAGCCGGGCGTCCAGACCGGCAAGACGAGGTCGACGCCCTTTCGTCCCGAAGTCTCGAACCGCCCTTCGACGTCGAAGAGCCGCGTGTGCGGCTCGCGCATGGAGACGGTGTACCGGGTGGCGTTGGGCATGGGGCGCATTCTGGGCAGGCCAGCGCGCCAGTCAACGGCCGACCCAGGTTACAAAAGGTAAGCATTCGCTTACGAATCGTAACTGGTTACCTTTCGTAAGTTGCGTCGCTAGCGCGGAGCTGGCTGACGCGGCGGATGGTGCCGCGTCTCCATCAGGCCCTTCATGAAGAACTCGGCCGCCCGATAGCTGGAGCGCACCAGCGGCCCGCTCGCGCAGTAGAGGAAGCCGAGCGAGAGCGCGTGGTCGCCATGGCGCTTGAACGTATCCGGATGCACGTACTCGGCGACCTTGAGGTTCCACGGCGAGGGCTGCAGGTATTGGCCCAGGGTGAGCACATCGACGCCCGCGTCGCGAAGATCGCGCATGGCCGCGTAGAGCTCGTCCTCGGTCTCGCCCAGGCCGACCATCAGGCTGCTCTTGGTGTAGATGGCCGGGAACTGCTCCTTGAAGTAGCGGAGCACGTCGAGCGTCTTGCGATAGCCGGCGCGGCGATCCCGCACCGGGTGGGTGAGCCGCTCCACCGTCTCCAGATTCTGGGCGATGACGTGCGGCGCTGCGTTGCCGACGAGATCCAGCCGAGCGGGCACGCCGTCGAAGTCGGGGATGAGCACCTCCACCTTCGTGTTCGGGCTCTGCGCGCGCAGCTCGCGGATGGCGGCGGCGAAGTGGCCCGCGCCCGCGTCCGGGAGATCGTCGCGATCGACGCTGGTCACCACCAGGTACTTGAGATCCAGCTGGGACACGGCCTCGGCCAGGTGGCGCGGCTCGTCGGCATCCAGCGGGAGCGGCTTGCCGCTCTTCACGTGACAGAACTTGCAGCCCCGGGTGCACACGTCGCCCATGAGCATCACGGTCGCCGTGCCGCCCGCCCAGCACTCGCCCAGGTTGGGGCAGCGCGACTCGGCGCACACCGTGTTCAGCTTGAGCCGCGAGAGGAGATCGCGCACCCGCTCGTAGCCCGGCCCGCCGGGGAGCCGCACCTTGAGCCACTCGGGCTTCTTGGGACGCGAGAGCTTCTCGAGGGGCACGTCGACGGTCTGAGGCTCGGACAGCGGTCCGGTCCGTCCGCGGGGATCTTCGGCCAACGGAGCGGGGCTGGTCGGCGGGACGGACACGGCGTGCCTCGGAGAGCGGGGGCCGCGCAAGGCGACCTCCCAGCAAGTAGACCGCGGCCTTCGGGCTGGTCAAGCCGGCTGACCGCGCCTCCCTTCCATAACCCCTCGACCCGCGGCGCGCCGCGGCACGCGAGAGGGTTGGTTACGAAAGGTAACCTGGTTACCCTTCGTCCGTTACGAAAGGTAACTTCGCAGGCGGCGCCCAGGTTGCGACCCCGGGACGTCGCGGATAGCGTCGAGCGCGATGAGCTGGCCCCTGCTCCAGAGCGGCGATCCCGTGTCGATCATCGCCCCGGCCGGGCCCTTCGAGCCGGCCATCTTCGAGCAAGGTGTGGCCGCGCTGAAGGAGCTCGGGCTCGAGCCGCGCTTCGATCCGCGGATCTCCGAGCGCATCCGCTACCTCGCCGGAGACGAGCAGCGCCGGCTGTCGGAGCTGCTGGGCGCGTTTCGCGATCCGCAGACGCGCGCCGTCTTCTGCGCCCGCGGCGGCTACGGCGCCATGCACCTCTTGCCGCGCATCCCGGTGAAGGAGCTCCCGGACAAGCCGCTCGTCGGCTTCTCGGACATCACGGCGCTGCACCTGCTCTGGCAGCGAAATGGTCGGCGGAGCATTCACGGTCCGGTGGTCACGCAGCTCGGCAAGCAGCCCGCGGGCGTGAAGGACGCACTTGGCACCCTGCTCTTTCAAGGCCGCGCGCCGACGCTCACGGGCGCCGAGCCCATCGTCGCCGGGACAGCGACCGCGCCGGTGGTGGGCGGAAACCTCTCGGTGCTCACCCGGCTCATCGGCACGCCCTACCTCCCCGAGCTGCGCGGAAAGATCCTCCTCGTGGAAGACGTCGGCGAGCGGCCCTATCGCCTCGACCGCATGCTCACCCATCTGCAGCTCGCGGGGCTCCTCGACGGGCTCGCCGGCATCGCCGTGGGCGGGCTCACCGGCTGCGAAGAAAAGGAGGCCGACTACACCGCGCGCGAGATCGTGCGCGAGCTGCTCGGCCGACTCGCGATCCCCTCGGCGCT of Deltaproteobacteria bacterium contains these proteins:
- a CDS encoding M61 family metallopeptidase, producing MPNATRYTVSMREPHTRLFDVEGRFETSGRKGVDLVLPVWTPGSYLVREYARHLQDFAAADEKGRALAWKRVDKRTFRVETAGAGEIVARWKVYANDLAVRASHLDQSHGYWNGATLFLHDPSLGGQRHEVRVQTPAGWKTHVALPREGDAFVAADYDTLLDSPFHAGPEDAERFTAAGVPHELVIWGQGNLDRKQLVSDLRVIVETEAKLFGGLPFERYLFIVLLSDKGRGGLEHKASTTLLYPRFGFRPKKSYEEFLTLAAHEYFHLWNVKRIKPKALVPFDYSRESYTELLWAMEGITSYYDTLLTRRAGLIDASRYLERQGENLSSLAQTPGRLVQSLGDASTCAWIKYYRPDENSANSSVSYYLKGEIVAMLLDLEIRQRTQGTKSLDDVMRLLWQRYGDEKGVPEDGVEVAASEVAGSSLADFFARAVHAPGELDFGPLAHVGLEVRRRPRESGSDKGGTPAKDKATSPKAWLGVVTKTQNDRCLVNYAPSGSPAHSHGLYADDELVALDGWRVEPDKLTTRVEEYVPGSRVKIALFRRDELLSVDVTLGEKPSDALWIAKRDAATPEQKRAYESWLGEPWDKKPEAQSS
- the lipA gene encoding lipoyl synthase — its product is MPLEKLSRPKKPEWLKVRLPGGPGYERVRDLLSRLKLNTVCAESRCPNLGECWAGGTATVMLMGDVCTRGCKFCHVKSGKPLPLDADEPRHLAEAVSQLDLKYLVVTSVDRDDLPDAGAGHFAAAIRELRAQSPNTKVEVLIPDFDGVPARLDLVGNAAPHVIAQNLETVERLTHPVRDRRAGYRKTLDVLRYFKEQFPAIYTKSSLMVGLGETEDELYAAMRDLRDAGVDVLTLGQYLQPSPWNLKVAEYVHPDTFKRHGDHALSLGFLYCASGPLVRSSYRAAEFFMKGLMETRHHPPRQPAPR
- a CDS encoding LD-carboxypeptidase, yielding MSWPLLQSGDPVSIIAPAGPFEPAIFEQGVAALKELGLEPRFDPRISERIRYLAGDEQRRLSELLGAFRDPQTRAVFCARGGYGAMHLLPRIPVKELPDKPLVGFSDITALHLLWQRNGRRSIHGPVVTQLGKQPAGVKDALGTLLFQGRAPTLTGAEPIVAGTATAPVVGGNLSVLTRLIGTPYLPELRGKILLVEDVGERPYRLDRMLTHLQLAGLLDGLAGIAVGGLTGCEEKEADYTAREIVRELLGRLAIPSALGFSVGHGEVNFPVVLGAPARLDAGAGTLTPVEA